The following coding sequences lie in one Rutidosis leptorrhynchoides isolate AG116_Rl617_1_P2 chromosome 4, CSIRO_AGI_Rlap_v1, whole genome shotgun sequence genomic window:
- the LOC139841604 gene encoding uncharacterized protein, producing MTSYLLASDSDSEDIRVIQLIQELDEESEVESVPRIPRVRGYISRDHESAAQRLWNHYFADAPVFPAKKFKRRENIDAIGRQSFTTLQKCTSSIRQLAYGLSPDALDEYLHMSEQTLVICLDNFCKCIIDLYKIRYMRSPTATDVARLYSAQEEKHGFKGMLGSIDCMHWEWKNCPVALKGQYTRGDYKKPTIMLEAVASYDLWIWHAFSGMTGSNNDINVLNQSPVFDALKNETAPSTPFEVNGHQYTKVITFPLVYIPIERH from the exons ATGACATCATATTTATTAGCTTCCGATTCCGATTCAGAGGATATTCGTGTTATCCAACTTATTCAAGAATTGGACGAAGAGTCCGAAGTCGAGTCCGTTCCCCGTATTCCCAGAGTTCGCGGATACATTTCGAGAGATCATGAGTCAGCAGCGCAACGATTGTGGAACCATTACTTTGCCGACGCACCAGTTTTTCCAGCTAAGAAATTTAAAAGGCG agaaaatattGATGCTATTGGTAGGCAGTCGTTTACTACTTTACAAAAGTGTACTTCGTCTATACGTCAGTTGGCTTATGGATTGAGCCCTGATGCTCTCGATGAATATTTACATATGAGTGAGCAAACATTAGTAATATGTTTAGACAACTTTTGTAAATGTATTATTGATTTATATAAAATTCGATACATGAGATCTCCCACAGCAACCGATGTTGCACGATTATATAGTGCACAAGAGGAGAAGCATGGATTCAAGGGTATGCTCGGTAGTATCGATTGCATGCATTGGGAATGGAAGAATTGCCCTGTTGCTTTGAAAGGACAATACACTAGGGGTGATTACAAGAAACCTACGATTATGCTTGAAGCGGTGGCTTCATATGACTTGTGGATTTGGCATGCTTTTTCCGGGATGACAGGTTCCAACAATGATATCAATGTTTTGAATCAGTCACCGGTTTTTGATGCACTAAAGAACGAAACTGCTCCATCTACACCATTTGAGGTAAATGGCCATCAATACACCAAGGTTATTACCTTTCCGTTGGTATATATCCCGATTGAGCGACACTGA
- the LOC139843538 gene encoding thymidine kinase a-like — protein MMKSLVFPTRIASILIPNLMFNQSKSLSSISNSIHVQNPSFLRGIRSIKPSSCSSIYYSSSSADENSNPYQTEGEIHVIVGPMFAGKTTTLLRRIQSESSNGRNIAIIKSSKDTRYGLGSIVTHDGEKLPCWPLEALSSFKERIGLEAYHKLEVIGIDEAQFFEDLYDFCIKAADDDGKTVIIAGLDGDYLRRSFGVLDIIPVADSVTKLKARCELCGKPASFTLRKTEETERELVAGADVYMPVCRKHYMSGQVVKEAARTVIETVKVRCGSLS, from the exons ATGATGAAATCACTAGTCTTTCCAACAAGAATAGCCTCAATCTTAATCCCAAATCTCATGTTTAATCAATCCAAATcgctatcttcaatttctaattcAATACATGTTCAAAACCCTAGTTTTCTTCGTGGAATACGTTCTATTAAACCCTCATCTTGTTCCTCAATTTATTACTCTTCTTCAAGCGCTGACGAAAACAGTAATCCATATCAAACTGAGGGTGAAATTCACGTAATTGTGGGCCCTATGTTCGCCGGAAAAACTACTACTTTGCTTCGCCGGATTCAGTCTGAAAGCTCTAATGGCAG AAACATAGCTATTATAAAATCCAGCAAGGATACAAGATATGGATTGGGTTCCATCGTGACACATGACGGGGAGAAGCTACCATGTTGGCCACTTGAAGCTTTATCCTCATTCAAAGAAAGAATTGGTCTTGAAGCTTATCACAAG CTAGAGGTAATTGGAATTGATGAAGCCCAGTTTTTCGAAGACCTGTATGATTTCTGCATCAAAGCTGCTGATGATGACGGGAAAACTGTAATTATTGCTGGCTTAGATGGTGACTATTTAAG GAGAAGCTTTGGAGTGCTTGATATAATTCCTGTAGCAGACTCGGTGACCAAGTTAAAGGCAAGATGTGAATTGTGTGGAAAGCCTGCTTCGTTTACGTTAAGAAAAACGGAGGAAACAGAGAGAGAACTGGTTGCTGGTGCAGATGTGTATATGCCAGTTTGTAGAAAGCATTACATGAGTGGTCAAGTGGTCAAAGAGGCTGCAAGAACTGTTATTGAAACGGTTAAGGTTCGATGTGGCTCATTGTCATAG